One Salvia splendens isolate huo1 chromosome 22, SspV2, whole genome shotgun sequence DNA segment encodes these proteins:
- the LOC121786856 gene encoding uncharacterized protein LOC121786856, with product MREDGWEIHLNKVISICNKHGIVVPDMKAHYSPYGRSKRFVQQVSYLHHFRVDVFIKVIDLLLQELDCRFDEVNMELLRCMACFNPKDGFSSFDKEKVLKLTTFYRSDFSNIDLMDLECQLDIFIGDMRSDEDFQNLRDISSLLVKVVETKRDVVYSRVVLLIKLILILPVATASVESVFWNDVCEE from the coding sequence ATGAGGGAGGATGGATGGGAGATTCACTTGAACAAGGTAATCTCAATTTGCAATAAACATGGCATTGTTGTTCCAGATATGAAAGCTCACTATAGCCCTTATGGAAGATCAAAACGTTTTGTTCAACAAGTTTCATATCTTCATCATTTTCGTGTTGATGTGTTTATCAAAGTGATTGACTTATTACTTCAAGAACTTGATTGTCGATTCGATGAAGTTAATATGGagttgctcagatgtatggctTGCTTCAATCCTAAAGATGGCTTCTCTTCTTTTGACAAGGAAAAGGTACTCAAACTTACCACTTTTTATCGTTCCGATTTTTCAAACATTGATTTAATGGACCTTGAGTGCCAACTTGATATATTCATTGGAGATATGAGAAGTGATGAAGACTTTCAGAATTTGCGAGATATTAGTTCTCTTTTAGTGAAGGTTGTTGAAACAAAAAGAGATGTGGTTTATTCGCGTGTGGTTTTGCTTatcaagttgattttgattcttcCGGTTGCCACTGCAAGTGTAGAGAGTGTTTTCTGGAATGACGTTTGTGAAGAATAA